A region of Paenimyroides aestuarii DNA encodes the following proteins:
- a CDS encoding lamin tail domain-containing protein, which translates to MKKIYTLITIVAASFAANAQIVISQVYGGGGNNGADYKSDFVELFNRGAVAVDITGYTLQYASASGVFGGTATNPNKTHLPSVTIQPGQYYLIQQATGAGGTIDLDPDFTPTGNELLSMSGSNLKIALTSDDTTITSPTDANVIDFVGVGSANAFEGTGASAVISSTTAAFRSGDGCVDTDDNASDFIVAAPAPRNTKSPISICAASTKENNIEGLSIFPNPADEILNITSNSTAEKNVQLFDLTGKKVLDVTTVSQINVSSLKAGIYVAKINEAGKTATRKVIIK; encoded by the coding sequence ATGAAAAAAATCTACACTTTAATTACAATTGTTGCAGCTTCTTTTGCAGCAAATGCGCAAATTGTTATTAGCCAAGTCTATGGAGGCGGTGGGAATAATGGGGCAGATTACAAAAGTGATTTTGTTGAGTTATTTAACAGAGGTGCTGTAGCTGTGGATATCACAGGTTATACATTGCAATATGCATCTGCTTCAGGAGTATTTGGAGGTACAGCAACAAATCCAAACAAAACACATCTTCCAAGTGTTACTATTCAACCAGGACAGTATTATCTTATCCAACAAGCTACAGGTGCGGGAGGAACAATTGATTTAGACCCTGATTTTACCCCAACAGGTAATGAATTATTATCAATGAGTGGAAGTAACCTTAAAATCGCCCTTACTTCTGATGATACTACAATCACATCTCCAACAGATGCAAATGTAATTGATTTTGTTGGTGTGGGATCAGCAAATGCTTTTGAAGGTACTGGAGCTTCAGCTGTTATTTCAAGTACTACTGCAGCTTTTAGAAGTGGTGATGGATGTGTTGACACTGACGATAACGCATCAGATTTTATTGTAGCTGCACCTGCTCCGAGAAATACTAAAAGTCCAATTAGTATTTGTGCTGCTTCAACAAAAGAAAACAACATCGAAGGTTTAAGTATTTTTCCTAATCCGGCAGATGAAATCTTAAACATTACATCAAACAGTACTGCTGAGAAAAACGTACAGTTGTTCGATTTAACCGGTAAAAAAGTATTAGATGTTACTACGGTTTCGCAAATAAACGTTTCTTCGTTAAAAGCGGGAATTTATGTAGCAAAAATCAACGAAGCTGGTAAAACAGCTACACGCAAAGTGATTATTAAATAA
- a CDS encoding T9SS type A sorting domain-containing protein, protein MKKKYLYIFLLLLITGFSATAQTAKNSGIAEQTKTENTLEKVQIYPNPVTGGKIYINAENNSAKVIELYDMLGKRILIAEMNGYQKELNVSNLKAGVYILKLTDKNNSITRKIIIK, encoded by the coding sequence ATGAAGAAAAAATACCTATATATATTCTTACTGTTACTAATAACCGGCTTTTCAGCAACCGCGCAAACAGCCAAAAACAGTGGAATAGCAGAGCAAACCAAGACCGAAAACACCTTAGAAAAGGTGCAGATATATCCCAATCCGGTTACCGGCGGCAAAATTTATATCAATGCCGAGAACAACTCGGCAAAGGTTATAGAATTATACGATATGCTGGGTAAACGCATTTTAATAGCAGAAATGAACGGATACCAGAAAGAACTAAACGTGAGCAATTTAAAAGCAGGTGTTTATATTTTAAAACTCACTGACAAAAACAACAGCATTACCCGAAAAATCATCATAAAATAA